A stretch of Methanobrevibacter sp. YE315 DNA encodes these proteins:
- a CDS encoding CatA-like O-acetyltransferase: MKEIEFDLNNNLFINFQSTRYSMSARINVEKLWKWCQKNNKSFFIMSLGCLMNAVNSVPELKRRIIDEKAIEYDYLDGVSPIMDDENEIYMEMRVIVPQEFDSILEWHDYVKNQSEDILSGKKEGFTLEMEKRDFENIANFSCIPWVDFDMITNCVVDGQAIQPLVTWGKVNDDYEMSVSITVSHIFVNGRELGYFYENAQKEFDRF, encoded by the coding sequence ATGAAAGAAATAGAATTTGATTTAAATAATAATCTCTTCATTAATTTTCAATCAACTCGTTACTCAATGAGTGCCCGAATTAATGTAGAAAAGTTATGGAAATGGTGTCAAAAAAACAATAAGTCATTTTTCATAATGAGTCTAGGCTGTTTAATGAATGCCGTAAATTCAGTCCCGGAACTTAAAAGAAGAATAATTGATGAAAAAGCAATTGAATATGATTATCTTGATGGTGTCAGTCCAATAATGGATGACGAAAACGAAATTTACATGGAAATGAGAGTTATAGTTCCTCAAGAGTTTGACAGCATCCTGGAATGGCATGATTATGTAAAAAATCAATCCGAAGATATATTAAGTGGCAAAAAGGAAGGATTTACTCTAGAAATGGAAAAGAGGGACTTTGAAAATATTGCAAACTTCTCATGCATCCCCTGGGTTGATTTTGATATGATTACAAACTGTGTAGTTGACGGGCAAGCCATCCAACCGCTTGTAACCTGGGGAAAGGTTAACGATGACTATGAAATGAGCGTTTCCATAACAGTAAGCCACATATTTGTAAATGGGCGTGAACTAGGATATTTCTATGAGAATGCACAAAAGGAATTTGACAGATTCTAA
- the npdG gene encoding NADPH-dependent F420 reductase yields MIVSVIGGTGPQGLGIAERLAIAGVEVIVGSRKEEKALDVVAKAKEELADYDLNMVGMANEDAAKAGDVLILTVPLAAQKPTVEGIKEFCTDKIVMDATVPLETAIGGKPFRFVDLMEGSAAERTAKILEGTGAKVICAFCNISNSHLSNIPEEIDCDCLIAGDDKEAKEIAAEIIDKIPGIKTIDTGILEKARIIEKITPLLIGLNIKYKSHYGGLRITGIPALDKD; encoded by the coding sequence ATGATTGTAAGTGTAATAGGTGGAACAGGACCACAAGGACTTGGAATTGCAGAAAGATTAGCTATTGCTGGTGTTGAAGTAATTGTCGGTTCCAGAAAAGAAGAAAAAGCATTAGACGTTGTTGCAAAAGCTAAAGAAGAATTAGCAGACTATGACTTAAACATGGTTGGAATGGCAAACGAAGATGCTGCAAAAGCAGGAGATGTATTAATCCTCACAGTACCTTTAGCTGCACAAAAACCTACTGTTGAAGGAATCAAAGAATTCTGTACTGACAAAATAGTCATGGATGCAACAGTACCATTAGAAACAGCTATTGGTGGAAAACCATTCAGATTCGTTGACCTAATGGAAGGATCCGCTGCTGAAAGAACCGCTAAGATTCTTGAAGGCACCGGTGCAAAAGTAATTTGCGCATTCTGTAACATTTCAAACTCACACCTCTCAAACATCCCAGAAGAAATCGACTGTGACTGTTTAATTGCAGGTGATGACAAAGAAGCAAAAGAAATCGCAGCAGAAATCATCGACAAAATACCTGGTATAAAAACAATCGACACAGGTATTCTTGAAAAAGCAAGAATCATTGAAAAAATCACCCCATTGTTAATTGGATTAAACATTAAATACAAATCCCATTATGGTGGTTTAAGAATTACAGGAATTCCTGCACTCGACAAAGACTAA
- a CDS encoding DUF2284 domain-containing protein, whose product MSEIKKLTVDVDVKQFYDKYVDFEEISKLCIEEQEMLGYNWNYPPFDFDVEDIWNSYNKLKIIAFKIDFSAEELEHTFSDDELEFVLKRFERLKVKLMNEIYMLENENSLGLFLGKCNLCMRCTREFGAPCKMPFKMRYSLESLGAHVDKTVEDLFGYKILYAHDGKLPEYLIFVGGLLYDKN is encoded by the coding sequence ATGTCAGAGATTAAAAAACTCACAGTTGATGTTGATGTTAAACAATTTTATGACAAGTATGTTGATTTTGAGGAAATATCAAAATTATGTATAGAAGAGCAGGAAATGTTAGGATACAACTGGAATTATCCTCCATTTGATTTTGATGTGGAAGATATATGGAATTCTTACAATAAGCTTAAAATAATAGCTTTCAAGATTGATTTTTCAGCTGAAGAACTAGAGCATACTTTCTCTGATGATGAATTGGAATTCGTTTTAAAAAGATTTGAAAGGCTTAAAGTTAAATTAATGAATGAAATTTACATGCTTGAAAACGAAAACTCCTTAGGACTATTTTTAGGCAAGTGCAACTTATGTATGAGATGTACAAGAGAATTTGGAGCGCCTTGCAAAATGCCATTTAAAATGAGATACTCATTAGAGTCTTTAGGAGCCCATGTCGATAAAACTGTTGAAGACTTATTCGGATATAAGATTCTTTACGCTCATGATGGTAAATTGCCGGAATATCTGATATTTGTAGGCGGTTTACTTTATGATAAAAACTAG
- a CDS encoding MATE family efflux transporter, giving the protein MAQNKTEEIDLIVNHPKKAINKLAFPIIVSNLFMTLNNIIDGIWVAGLGPEPLAAVGFVTPLFFAFVGIANGLGAGSNSLIARCIGAERYHDAGNSAIHSIMLCFIVTAVSTILILVILKPLLLMMGAREVIGYALDYGYIVLGGVFSLYIPAMLAAIFRSQGEIERASYPLMLTAIINMILDPIFIYVLGWGITGAAIATVLAATLAMLPMIYWMFYKKDSFLEIRLKEYKRNLSIYKDILVVGIPASLEQFILSFVSILMNYWLSILSGTIAVAAYTATWRLVSIGISPLIGIGVAALTVGGAAYGARNYDNLKTALFYGAKLGLISSIIICSIFFIFAEPLSFIFSYSASSSVLASRVVEALRILCFFILLMPLGILAGNIFQAMGKGTMSLALTMLRSFILEILFAGLFAFVFNMVDIGIYIGIVCGMSLGSIIGFIHVNVYLKIHRDYFN; this is encoded by the coding sequence ATGGCGCAAAATAAAACCGAAGAAATAGATTTGATTGTAAACCATCCTAAAAAAGCAATAAACAAGTTAGCATTTCCTATCATTGTTAGTAACCTGTTTATGACTCTTAACAATATTATTGATGGTATTTGGGTTGCAGGATTGGGTCCGGAACCTCTTGCGGCCGTTGGTTTTGTAACACCATTGTTCTTTGCATTTGTTGGAATTGCAAATGGTTTGGGGGCAGGTTCTAACAGCCTAATAGCCAGATGCATTGGCGCTGAAAGGTATCATGATGCTGGAAATAGTGCAATTCACTCCATAATGTTATGTTTCATTGTTACTGCCGTTTCCACAATTCTAATTCTGGTTATCTTAAAGCCTCTTCTTTTAATGATGGGTGCACGTGAAGTAATAGGTTATGCTTTAGATTATGGGTATATTGTTCTAGGCGGTGTTTTTTCATTATATATCCCTGCGATGCTTGCTGCAATTTTCAGATCTCAAGGGGAAATTGAGCGCGCATCATATCCTCTAATGCTTACAGCAATAATTAACATGATTCTAGACCCAATTTTCATTTATGTTTTAGGATGGGGTATTACAGGTGCAGCTATTGCGACAGTTCTTGCAGCGACACTTGCAATGCTTCCTATGATCTATTGGATGTTTTATAAAAAGGACAGCTTTTTAGAAATCAGACTAAAGGAATATAAAAGAAACTTATCAATCTATAAGGACATTTTAGTTGTTGGAATTCCAGCCAGTCTGGAGCAGTTCATTCTTTCTTTTGTATCAATCCTGATGAATTACTGGTTAAGCATATTGTCAGGGACTATAGCTGTAGCGGCATATACTGCAACTTGGAGACTGGTTTCAATTGGAATATCTCCTTTAATCGGTATTGGGGTTGCTGCTTTGACTGTTGGTGGGGCAGCATACGGTGCCCGCAATTATGATAATCTGAAAACCGCTTTGTTTTATGGTGCGAAATTAGGTTTGATTTCATCAATAATTATTTGTTCAATTTTCTTCATATTTGCAGAGCCGTTGTCTTTTATTTTCTCATATTCTGCAAGCAGTTCCGTATTGGCTTCAAGGGTTGTTGAAGCTTTGCGCATTCTCTGTTTCTTTATATTGTTGATGCCGCTTGGTATTTTGGCAGGTAACATTTTCCAGGCAATGGGAAAGGGAACAATGTCTCTAGCCTTAACAATGCTTAGGTCATTCATTTTGGAAATACTCTTTGCAGGTTTATTTGCATTCGTATTCAATATGGTGGATATAGGAATATATATTGGTATTGTATGCGGCATGTCTCTTGGTTCCATTATCGGATTCATTCATGTAAACGTTTATCTGAAAATACATAGGGACTATTTTAATTGA
- the cca gene encoding CCA tRNA nucleotidyltransferase codes for MDYNLILTDIKPTVDETEKITEVSSKVIIYLQSLCDEESLNAKVALVGSVAKNTALKGKSDIDIFIAFPLDTDKKYLKEKGLELAHKCCDEFNAVPEHHFASHPYVTTYIEDFEVDIVPCYAIENGNQLKSAVDRTILHTRYVKANLNEGQEDEVLLLKRFMAMTGTYGSEFKVGGFAGYLCELLIIYYGTFENTLKEAINWKFGHTIDLESYGTSKNFKDPLIVIDPTDKNRNVGAALRLDRLAEFIQSARNYIFSDNKKDYFYPLKRDLNKNDVLGQFESRNGEVIAISFRIPDIPLDTLHPQLRKTTEALERKLNDEEFNVFKADYWSDEIFRCVILLEMVSSKLNDIKVNVGPKVFINQACENFAAKYGRENCYVQGDYLVHTQKREFNNALGLIEHIFTKEHINLIKVGKNLKRNIIETYEFIDIDEIENDEFLEFLDDFVNPGQHIVR; via the coding sequence ATGGATTATAATTTAATATTAACTGATATAAAACCAACAGTTGATGAAACAGAAAAAATCACAGAGGTTTCATCTAAAGTCATTATCTATCTGCAGAGTTTATGTGATGAGGAAAGCCTCAATGCAAAAGTTGCTTTGGTAGGTTCCGTTGCCAAAAACACTGCACTTAAAGGCAAATCGGATATTGACATTTTCATTGCATTTCCATTGGATACTGATAAGAAATATTTAAAGGAAAAGGGATTGGAATTGGCTCATAAGTGCTGTGATGAGTTTAATGCTGTTCCGGAACATCATTTTGCTTCTCATCCTTATGTAACCACTTATATTGAGGATTTTGAAGTGGATATCGTCCCGTGCTATGCAATCGAAAACGGAAATCAGCTCAAATCAGCAGTCGACAGGACAATTCTGCATACCAGATATGTCAAGGCCAATTTGAATGAAGGTCAGGAGGATGAAGTATTGCTTTTAAAGCGTTTCATGGCAATGACTGGAACTTATGGCTCTGAATTCAAGGTCGGTGGCTTTGCAGGTTACTTATGTGAGTTACTGATTATTTATTATGGCACTTTTGAAAATACTTTAAAAGAGGCAATCAACTGGAAATTTGGACACACCATAGATTTGGAAAGCTATGGCACATCAAAGAATTTTAAAGACCCATTGATTGTAATCGATCCGACTGACAAGAATAGAAATGTAGGTGCCGCTTTAAGATTGGACAGATTGGCAGAATTTATTCAGTCTGCCCGCAATTATATTTTTTCAGACAATAAGAAAGATTATTTTTATCCATTGAAAAGAGATTTGAATAAAAACGATGTTTTAGGTCAATTTGAATCAAGAAACGGTGAAGTTATAGCCATCAGCTTCAGGATTCCGGATATTCCTCTTGATACTTTACATCCTCAGCTCAGAAAGACAACCGAAGCTCTTGAACGCAAATTGAATGATGAGGAATTCAATGTCTTTAAGGCTGATTACTGGAGCGATGAAATTTTTAGATGTGTAATTCTTCTTGAGATGGTTTCATCAAAACTGAATGACATTAAGGTGAATGTCGGGCCGAAAGTGTTCATCAATCAGGCCTGTGAGAATTTTGCAGCCAAATACGGCCGTGAAAACTGTTATGTTCAAGGGGATTATCTTGTTCACACACAAAAAAGAGAATTCAATAATGCTTTAGGTCTAATTGAGCATATTTTTACTAAAGAACATATAAACTTAATTAAAGTAGGCAAAAACCTTAAAAGGAATATAATTGAGACTTATGAATTTATAGATATCGATGAAATTGAAAACGATGAATTTTTAGAATTCTTGGATGACTTTGTAAATCCGGGCCAGCACATTGTAAGGTGA
- the thpR gene encoding RNA 2',3'-cyclic phosphodiesterase: MSEVRAFLAIDLDDDLKPEINKIIKEFKQIDTRIKYVELANLHLTLKFFGEIDTSGLKLLEEKIANVVSEFKPFDIKIKSCGAFPNNNHIKVIWVGIDDDSIIRQLHDKLDKEFVKLGFEKDKKFSTHLTIGRMKSAKNKAQVKSTIEEFSDVEIGEMTVNNIILKKSKLTPSGPIYKDLKVFEL, from the coding sequence ATGTCAGAGGTACGAGCATTTTTAGCTATAGATTTAGATGATGATTTAAAACCAGAGATTAATAAGATTATTAAAGAATTTAAACAAATCGATACAAGAATCAAATATGTGGAATTAGCAAACCTTCATTTAACCTTGAAATTCTTTGGAGAAATCGATACTTCCGGTTTAAAACTACTGGAAGAGAAAATAGCCAATGTCGTATCTGAATTCAAACCTTTTGATATCAAAATTAAAAGTTGTGGAGCTTTTCCGAACAACAATCATATAAAAGTTATTTGGGTCGGCATTGATGATGATTCAATAATCAGGCAACTGCATGATAAGCTTGATAAGGAATTTGTCAAATTGGGCTTTGAAAAGGATAAGAAATTCTCAACACATTTAACCATTGGCCGCATGAAATCAGCTAAAAATAAAGCTCAGGTCAAATCAACCATTGAAGAATTCAGTGATGTTGAAATTGGTGAGATGACTGTAAACAATATTATCTTAAAGAAATCTAAGCTAACACCTTCCGGACCGATATATAAAGATTTAAAAGTATTCGAATTGTGA
- a CDS encoding 3-dehydroquinate synthase II, with the protein MQNKFAWISTPDEEWEDKKEMITTALESGIDYVLDFDDIEQIRKLGNVKIIANNDDSDIYLVGINGEGDGFLELNDDFTDSTDIANAKKAKSEGKTVCAYIKITDKAHEQLAVKLGSIVDYIILVGTDWTIIPLENIIADLQKEDVEIIAAVRDLDGAKVALETLEHGTDGIIFEANDFNTIKKIAQEVVEASQAKYELKIATVTNVKPLGSGDRVCVDTTDMMKPGEGMLIGSYSKSMFLVHSESLESEYVASRPFRVNAGPVQAYVMVPGNKTRYLSELVAGDEVLIVNTEGETRTAYVGRSKIERRPLILIEAEYEGQTIRTLLQNAETIRIVDENNNPLSVADVKAGDKVKVYIESNARHFGIAIDETIIEQ; encoded by the coding sequence ATGCAAAATAAATTCGCTTGGATAAGCACTCCTGACGAAGAATGGGAAGATAAAAAAGAAATGATTACCACTGCATTGGAATCAGGAATAGATTATGTTTTGGATTTTGATGATATAGAACAGATCAGAAAACTCGGCAATGTAAAAATAATTGCAAATAATGATGATTCAGATATATATTTGGTAGGTATTAACGGTGAAGGAGACGGCTTTCTTGAATTGAATGATGATTTCACTGATTCAACAGATATTGCAAATGCAAAGAAAGCAAAAAGCGAAGGAAAAACCGTATGTGCATATATAAAAATCACAGATAAGGCTCATGAACAACTGGCTGTTAAATTAGGTTCAATTGTAGATTATATTATTCTTGTTGGCACTGACTGGACAATAATTCCACTTGAAAATATTATTGCAGACCTTCAAAAAGAGGATGTGGAAATTATTGCGGCTGTTCGTGATTTGGATGGTGCAAAAGTTGCTTTGGAAACATTGGAACATGGAACCGACGGTATTATCTTTGAGGCAAATGATTTCAATACAATCAAGAAAATAGCACAGGAAGTTGTTGAAGCATCACAAGCTAAATATGAGTTGAAGATAGCTACTGTGACTAATGTAAAACCGTTAGGATCCGGAGACAGGGTATGCGTTGATACAACAGACATGATGAAACCTGGAGAAGGGATGCTGATAGGTTCCTATTCAAAATCAATGTTTTTAGTGCATTCAGAGTCTCTTGAAAGTGAATATGTTGCTTCCCGTCCATTCAGAGTAAATGCAGGTCCAGTTCAGGCATATGTAATGGTTCCTGGAAACAAAACCAGATACCTGTCAGAACTTGTGGCAGGAGATGAAGTGTTGATTGTCAATACTGAAGGTGAAACCAGAACAGCATATGTTGGAAGAAGCAAAATCGAAAGAAGGCCATTGATTTTAATTGAAGCTGAATATGAAGGCCAAACCATCAGAACACTCCTGCAAAATGCGGAAACTATCAGGATTGTCGATGAAAACAACAATCCATTATCAGTAGCTGATGTAAAGGCTGGAGATAAGGTAAAAGTATACATTGAATCTAATGCACGTCACTTTGGAATTGCTATTGACGAGACAATTATTGAACAATGA
- a CDS encoding 2-amino-3,7-dideoxy-D-threo-hept-6-ulosonate synthase → MMIGKKIRLERIINRNTKRTVIAPMDHGVSSGPIPGIIDMDETVEEIAQGGADAILMHKGIVKQGHRGYGEDIGLIVHLSASTSLAPDPNDKVTVTSVEKAIQLGADAVSIHVNLGSETESQMLQELGAIAETCDYWGMPLLAMMYPRGQKVENEHDVEFVKHAARVGSELGVDIVKTNYTGDPDSFSEVVEGAIVPVVIAGGPKVSTDEELLQMVKDSLEVGGAGVAFGRNLFQAENPGKITRAISEVVHHDLDVEEALEFLK, encoded by the coding sequence ATAATGATAGGTAAAAAGATTCGTTTAGAAAGAATCATTAACAGAAATACAAAAAGAACAGTAATCGCACCTATGGACCATGGTGTATCAAGCGGTCCGATTCCAGGAATCATTGACATGGATGAAACCGTTGAAGAAATCGCCCAAGGAGGGGCTGATGCGATTTTAATGCATAAAGGAATCGTAAAACAAGGACATCGTGGTTACGGTGAAGATATCGGTTTGATTGTACATTTATCTGCAAGTACTTCCCTTGCGCCAGATCCAAACGATAAAGTAACAGTTACAAGCGTTGAAAAAGCAATTCAACTTGGTGCAGACGCTGTTTCAATCCACGTAAACCTTGGAAGTGAAACCGAAAGCCAAATGTTGCAGGAATTAGGTGCAATAGCAGAAACCTGTGACTACTGGGGAATGCCGCTTCTTGCAATGATGTACCCAAGAGGACAAAAAGTGGAAAATGAGCATGATGTGGAATTCGTAAAACATGCCGCACGTGTAGGATCCGAACTTGGAGTAGACATTGTAAAAACCAACTACACAGGAGACCCTGATTCATTCAGTGAAGTTGTAGAAGGAGCAATCGTTCCTGTTGTCATTGCAGGCGGCCCTAAAGTTAGCACTGATGAAGAGTTATTGCAAATGGTAAAGGATTCCCTTGAAGTTGGAGGGGCAGGTGTTGCATTTGGACGTAATCTTTTCCAAGCTGAAAACCCTGGTAAAATTACAAGAGCAATCTCAGAAGTTGTTCACCATGATTTAGATGTTGAAGAAGCTTTGGAATTCTTAAAATAG
- a CDS encoding N-acetyltransferase, whose product MNIEEIKENYYFETLNENHDLSNFDCGDYDLNDFLKNDAFKQQNANPNTTKIIVCNRKIIGYVSLLTDTLILKNINDENLKMKIKGKLGVKSQNRNVPAVKIGRLALDKRFSGEGLGSHILRNILNSLKEISKNHIGFKFIVVEGYAKAFNFYVTKNGFEHLNKDSEKVKDIDFISQRDPTKRFYIYLDLE is encoded by the coding sequence ATGAACATCGAAGAAATTAAAGAAAATTATTATTTTGAGACATTGAATGAAAATCATGATTTAAGTAATTTTGATTGTGGTGACTATGATTTAAATGATTTTTTAAAAAATGATGCGTTTAAACAACAAAATGCAAATCCCAATACAACAAAAATTATAGTATGCAATAGAAAAATAATTGGATATGTTTCTCTTTTAACTGATACATTAATATTAAAAAACATTAACGATGAAAATCTTAAAATGAAAATAAAAGGAAAATTAGGAGTAAAATCACAAAACAGAAATGTTCCTGCAGTTAAAATTGGAAGGTTAGCACTTGACAAAAGATTTTCAGGTGAGGGTTTAGGTAGCCATATATTAAGGAATATATTAAATAGTCTAAAGGAAATCTCTAAAAATCATATAGGATTCAAATTCATTGTTGTCGAAGGTTATGCGAAAGCTTTTAATTTTTATGTTACAAAAAACGGATTTGAACATTTAAACAAGGATAGTGAAAAAGTGAAAGATATAGATTTCATTTCTCAACGAGACCCAACAAAAAGATTTTACATTTATTTAGATTTAGAATAA
- a CDS encoding class I SAM-dependent methyltransferase, with amino-acid sequence MIKLSYDVKNYRNDLLDLVESGDTVIELGCHTGGTTRLLPSDCNVIAIDNSPEATDEMAKLDVTFISGDVRLHEVIAEVFKIAQSCDVLAIDLGGGYHPDTVFKVFYIWSSTFKPKHTVIRNRGILEFFNSAIGSDEKIISEEGYLETYHDSGIPPLIKEFDLWTPKLKK; translated from the coding sequence ATGATTAAACTCAGCTATGATGTTAAAAATTACAGGAATGATCTGCTCGATTTGGTTGAGTCAGGCGATACAGTTATCGAACTGGGTTGCCATACCGGTGGGACAACCAGATTGCTTCCAAGTGACTGCAATGTGATAGCTATAGACAATTCACCGGAGGCAACCGATGAAATGGCAAAGTTGGATGTGACTTTTATTTCAGGTGATGTCCGCTTACATGAAGTTATTGCTGAAGTTTTTAAGATTGCTCAGTCATGCGATGTGCTTGCAATCGATTTGGGTGGAGGATATCATCCGGATACTGTTTTTAAAGTCTTTTATATATGGTCATCTACTTTTAAGCCAAAACACACGGTAATCAGAAACCGTGGAATTTTGGAATTTTTTAACTCCGCAATCGGAAGTGATGAGAAAATCATTAGCGAGGAAGGTTATCTTGAAACCTATCATGATTCAGGTATTCCTCCATTAATTAAAGAATTCGACTTGTGGACTCCAAAACTGAAAAAATAG
- a CDS encoding pantoate kinase: MSVFVPGHITGFFNIENHDSKLKNGSCGVGFLVSDGVRTTILESDSFDYEVNQGDDTIIREILNILNLESNDFKIVQEIGLPIGAGFGTSAASALSLTLALNEFLDLGYPKDLCGQIAHMAEVNLGAGLGDVIAQTGHGLVLRTRPGAPGIGEIESFEHDVYIAWKTFGEIETSSIIQDPIHKKAISDSGIKYWELFKKDPSLKNFLDFSNRFANETELMSGEVKELVYYFNSLDNILGSSMAMLGNTVFAFAYNEDAFKTLNIEGLHIDKLNNVGIVHD, from the coding sequence ATGAGTGTTTTTGTTCCGGGACATATTACTGGTTTTTTCAATATTGAAAATCATGATTCCAAATTGAAAAACGGATCTTGTGGAGTCGGGTTTCTAGTATCTGATGGTGTCAGGACTACAATTCTTGAGTCCGACAGTTTTGATTATGAAGTTAATCAGGGCGATGACACAATAATAAGGGAAATATTAAATATTCTGAACCTTGAAAGCAATGATTTTAAGATTGTACAGGAGATTGGCCTTCCAATCGGTGCTGGTTTTGGAACATCTGCCGCTTCGGCATTAAGCTTGACTCTGGCTTTAAATGAATTTTTGGATTTGGGATATCCTAAGGATTTGTGTGGGCAAATAGCTCACATGGCTGAAGTTAATTTGGGTGCAGGTTTGGGTGATGTGATAGCACAAACTGGTCACGGTTTGGTTTTAAGGACAAGGCCTGGTGCTCCGGGAATCGGTGAGATAGAATCCTTTGAGCATGATGTTTATATTGCCTGGAAAACCTTCGGTGAGATTGAAACCTCAAGCATCATTCAAGATCCAATTCATAAGAAAGCTATTTCTGATTCAGGCATTAAATATTGGGAACTTTTCAAGAAAGACCCAAGCTTAAAAAATTTCCTTGACTTTTCAAATAGATTTGCCAATGAAACAGAATTAATGTCTGGTGAAGTCAAAGAATTGGTTTATTATTTTAATTCTTTGGACAATATTTTAGGTAGTTCAATGGCAATGCTTGGAAATACGGTATTTGCATTCGCATATAATGAAGATGCATTCAAAACTTTAAACATTGAAGGCTTGCATATAGATAAACTTAACAATGTTGGGATTGTTCATGATTAA
- a CDS encoding flavodoxin, whose amino-acid sequence MSDIVIYFSRAGENYFGGELKNIEKGNTEVIAEFIQEFTGADLFKVEPEVEYPEDYMECIEIAKKEEQMNSRPKIKESLEGLEGYDTVYIGFPNWWGTLPMPMFTQLEQLDFTGKVVKPFVTHEGSGFGKSIKDLSKLCVGADIKKGLSIPGSEVYNVKDTVGLWIEE is encoded by the coding sequence ATGTCTGATATTGTTATCTATTTTTCAAGAGCTGGTGAAAATTACTTCGGTGGAGAACTTAAGAACATTGAAAAAGGAAATACTGAGGTGATTGCTGAGTTTATACAGGAATTTACCGGTGCCGATTTGTTCAAGGTTGAACCTGAAGTTGAATATCCTGAGGATTATATGGAATGTATCGAAATCGCTAAAAAGGAAGAGCAAATGAATTCAAGACCTAAAATTAAAGAATCTTTGGAAGGTCTTGAAGGATATGATACTGTTTATATTGGTTTTCCAAATTGGTGGGGAACACTTCCGATGCCGATGTTCACTCAGTTGGAACAGCTAGATTTCACCGGAAAAGTTGTTAAGCCATTTGTAACCCATGAAGGATCTGGCTTTGGAAAAAGCATTAAGGATTTATCTAAATTATGCGTTGGTGCAGATATAAAAAAAGGTCTTTCAATTCCAGGCTCAGAAGTTTATAATGTAAAGGATACCGTAGGATTGTGGATTGAAGAATGA